From the genome of Oceanispirochaeta sp.:
AGATTCAGGCTTACCACATCATCCAGGAGCTCACAAATATCCGCCTTTTCAGTACTGTCAAGTTTCAGGATGAAATATTGAAGTCTGGAAGTCAGAACGGAAGCATAGCCGAGTCTTTCCTCATCCCTTTCAGAATCCCTGTACCGTTCGAAGAGGATGGGGATAATCTGGGGTTCCCTGGAAATCCTGTCTTTCAAGGCTCCCACCACAGTGGCATGCAGAGCCTTGTCACATAAAAGATTTGCTGTTTTATCTTTGCCGGGCAGATCCTGCATCTGGAAAATGACGCCTGCGGCTTTGCGGCGTATCACAAGGGAGGGGGAGTTCAGGAATTCATAAGAATTGATATTCTCTGAATATCTATCAAAGAGCACATCCGCCGCTCCATTCCGGACACTCTCCCATTCTGATTGAATATTTTTTATGAGGAAGGGAAGATACCAGTCCAGACCTTTTCCCGATGCCGCCACTATTAGGATTCTCAACTTGTCCGGATCTGCAGTCTCTTTATTTTTTTCAGACCAGCTTCTAAGGTCTGCGGAGTTTTGGTGGAGGATGGAAAGAATCTTGTCCTGATAGAGCGCATCCCTGCCTATCATGCTCTTCCAGATTATATCCAGGGAACCCTCATCAAGATTGTCGCAGAGGAGGTGGACAGCCTTAAGTCTGAGGAGCAGCGTTTTTTCTTTTTCAAGAAAACGGCTGAGAACATTCTTCTTAAGATCGGCATTCAGAAAACCTGCCAGCATAATGCCCCGGGCTCTTCTGCTGTACCTTATGCTGCTCAGCTGGGAGGCAATTTTATCAGTGATGTCCTTCTGTGATGAAAAGCTGACCAGCTGATCCATTATCGATTCAGAGGGCTCTACCGATTGGGCCGCTTCATACCATTGAATGAGATATTCGAGTTTCTCCTTCAGCCCCATCTGTTCTGCGGCTATCAGAGTCTCTGCTGCCAGGGAATTGCTGACCAGTTTCTGATATTTCATCTTTCTGATATTCTGCCGGCGGATTGAAGCCTTTGTTAAAATTGAAGCCAGGACGACCATCATATCCAGAAAGAGGAGCAGAGACATCAGAATAAAAATAATTAAAAAGCTAACGTTCATTTCTTTGTTCCGTCAGGATGTTTAATATCCCGTACACTTCTGCCAGCATGACAGGTTTTTTTAAATAGTGGGTTACATCCATTTTCTGGGCTCTTTTGACGGAAGACTCTGTCTTTTGATGGGATATGAACAGGAAAGGAATGTCTCTGAGGTCGGAAGAGTTCATAAGCTGCTCCCTGATTCGGAAGCCGTCCAACTGGGGAACATTGATTTCAGAAATAATGGCATCAGGCCGGTTCAGATCAATCTGATGCATGGCTCCATTGCCGTCGGGGCAGATGACTGGAACGTAGTCTCGTGCAACAAGGTATTCGGCTATCAGCTGTGAGGCTAATGGGTCTGAATCTATTATCAGCACAACCTTTCTGTTCTCCGGATCTTCCCCTACGGCAGAAGAATCTGCAATGGAATCAGGACCCATTCGGTCGAGGGTCTTTACCCTTATCCGGATCAGAGAAAGTAGCTCCTTGAATTGATTCTGTACATCCTGACCCAGTTCTGATACAGCGACAATCGCAATGCTGCATGTCATGTCGCGGATAAAATCATCTGTATCTCTGATTTCCTTCTGAAGGTTTGAGAGTAGCTGGAAGGGATCATCGGAATAAGCATCGGGCTGCATCAGAATCAGTATGGGACCGACCTCTCTCAACAGAACACAGTCATCCTGTTTTTTCTCCTGAAGTATTCTGGAAAAGGTGGCAATGGCTCTGTCTCCCTCCTGGTATCCGAAGTCATTGTTGAAATCTTTCATTTGATCAAGCCGGAAATAGGAAATATGCCCTTTCTGATTATTCTTGCTGAATACCGGGAAAAATGATTCAAAATATTGGCTG
Proteins encoded in this window:
- a CDS encoding response regulator, with product MIYKKKAAVQLSESLFWLGMGENPDFLQINVYMLYRNGKAIIIDPGPLTGFKEVAAAADLITEIENIEAIVVSHQDPDVCSSLPQWENKGFRGTIITHWRTGILLKAYGLQSPLFNIKEIDTGVLDQFLSLRFLSFPHLHSPGNILTFDESSRILFSSDLFGALGMNAQLYADRDYINRMVYFHKNFMSSTGRLHDAMDRIADFFPAMICPHHGSVITAEIASFISALKSVRCEITLETGESGVPDHDEMTQLKNINFELQENLILNSDEQIKDPVTGLYNSQYFESFFPVFSKNNQKGHISYFRLDQMKDFNNDFGYQEGDRAIATFSRILQEKKQDDCVLLREVGPILILMQPDAYSDDPFQLLSNLQKEIRDTDDFIRDMTCSIAIVAVSELGQDVQNQFKELLSLIRIRVKTLDRMGPDSIADSSAVGEDPENRKVVLIIDSDPLASQLIAEYLVARDYVPVICPDGNGAMHQIDLNRPDAIISEINVPQLDGFRIREQLMNSSDLRDIPFLFISHQKTESSVKRAQKMDVTHYLKKPVMLAEVYGILNILTEQRNER